A stretch of the Amycolatopsis sp. BJA-103 genome encodes the following:
- a CDS encoding alpha/beta fold hydrolase: protein MSNQKPTVVLVHGAFADSSSWNGVVPKLREQGYRVLAASNPLRGIESDAEYVADVVNGVDGPVVLAGHSYGGVVISRAAAAASNVKALVYIAAFQPDAGESVFELSGRFEGSKLGPDTTNVLASQGELSIKPESFSDVFAADVPAETADVMAVTQRPVTERALATPFDGEPAWKNVPSWALIAEQDHAIPAAAQAFMSERAGSEVTRVEASHAVSVSRPDVVAEVILAAAAKVA, encoded by the coding sequence ATGAGCAACCAGAAGCCCACCGTCGTCCTGGTCCACGGTGCTTTCGCCGACTCGTCCAGCTGGAACGGCGTCGTCCCGAAGCTGCGCGAGCAGGGCTACCGGGTGCTGGCGGCGTCGAACCCGCTGCGCGGGATCGAGTCCGACGCGGAGTACGTCGCCGACGTCGTCAACGGCGTGGACGGCCCCGTCGTGCTGGCCGGGCACTCCTACGGCGGCGTCGTGATCAGCCGTGCGGCCGCTGCCGCATCGAACGTGAAGGCGCTCGTCTACATCGCCGCCTTCCAGCCGGACGCGGGGGAGAGCGTGTTCGAGCTGTCCGGCCGGTTCGAGGGAAGCAAGCTCGGCCCGGACACCACGAACGTCCTCGCCTCGCAGGGTGAGCTCTCGATCAAGCCCGAGAGCTTCTCGGACGTGTTCGCGGCCGACGTCCCCGCGGAGACCGCCGACGTCATGGCGGTCACCCAGCGTCCGGTCACCGAGCGCGCGCTCGCCACGCCGTTCGACGGCGAGCCGGCGTGGAAGAACGTGCCGTCCTGGGCGTTGATCGCCGAGCAGGACCACGCGATCCCCGCCGCCGCGCAGGCGTTCATGTCCGAGCGCGCCGGTTCGGAGGTCACCCGGGTCGAGGCCTCGCACGCCGTCTCGGTGTCACGGCCGGACGTCGTCGCGGAGGTCATCCTCGCGGCGGCCGCCAAGGTCGCCTGA
- a CDS encoding SGNH/GDSL hydrolase family protein, whose translation MRFTEADRLLFAGDSITDSSRDRADPASLGKGYVRQIAEFLPDGPEVLNKGLNGNRIYDLEARWTTDVLALRPTVLTVKIGINDTWRTFDRGLPSPIGKFRGAYRRLLSGARQHLPAELYVITPFLLPVEPEQHAWVADLAPRIEVALEVAAEFGARLVRADLFMPRAAEEHGAATLAPDGVHPSPLGHRLLAEAWLAAAGAPVEEAPRR comes from the coding sequence GTGAGGTTCACCGAAGCCGATCGGCTGCTGTTCGCGGGCGATTCGATCACCGACTCCAGCCGCGACCGCGCCGATCCCGCGTCGCTGGGCAAGGGGTATGTCCGGCAGATCGCCGAGTTCCTGCCCGACGGCCCGGAAGTGCTGAACAAGGGACTCAACGGCAACCGGATCTACGATCTGGAAGCCCGCTGGACCACCGACGTCCTCGCGCTGCGCCCGACGGTGCTGACCGTGAAGATCGGCATCAACGACACGTGGCGGACCTTCGACCGCGGCCTGCCGAGCCCGATCGGGAAGTTCCGGGGCGCCTACCGCAGGCTGCTGTCAGGCGCACGACAGCACCTTCCGGCCGAGTTGTACGTGATCACCCCGTTCCTGCTGCCGGTCGAACCGGAGCAACACGCCTGGGTGGCCGATCTGGCGCCCCGGATCGAGGTCGCGCTGGAGGTGGCGGCCGAGTTCGGTGCTCGCCTGGTCCGCGCGGATCTGTTCATGCCGCGGGCGGCCGAAGAACACGGAGCCGCGACGCTGGCCCCGGACGGCGTCCACCCCAGCCCGCTCGGCCATCGGCTGCTCGCCGAAGCCTGGCTCGCGGCGGCCGGCGCGCCGGTCGAGGAGGCTCCGCGGCGCTAG
- a CDS encoding polysaccharide lyase 6 family protein, whose protein sequence is MDRRKFLSGATLGAALITVPWVTAGTASAKPQGLCALNVSSLTELQNAINSAAAGAVITLNNGTYTVPTGKPISIKGRRGTKDNPITIVAQSRGGVTLNGEQSFVFDDSTGVTISGFKFRQSTTIEIPPNCSVIRLTRNDFQLADIEGLHWVMVRADKSKIDRNHFHHKTTLGVMLCIEGADEDKMASGVEVFRNYFSDHTFPGDNGGEPIRLGVSPRALSTAGAKIEFNLFERANGDPEAISVKSSGNFIRNNTIRNSLGGIVLRHGNKSVVESNFILGGKEGIRIYGNDHKIVNNYIAGLSSSALVVGSGSVRDHFPGESKESRRGNDAADRVLIAHNTLLNNSGTLSGETKRTIEPRDCTISDNLFVGSNGDLVAMSTTGNFTWSGNILWGSGGDGNIPAGTFRRIDPKLVQGTDGVSRLASGSPAIDTATLATAPVTLDIDGQARGSKRDVGADEYSTAAIANRPLTTADVGPAAP, encoded by the coding sequence ATGGATCGCAGAAAGTTCCTCAGCGGCGCCACTCTCGGCGCCGCGCTGATCACCGTCCCCTGGGTCACCGCGGGAACGGCGTCGGCCAAACCGCAGGGGCTGTGCGCGCTGAACGTCAGCTCGCTGACCGAACTGCAGAACGCCATCAACTCGGCCGCCGCCGGTGCCGTCATCACCCTGAACAACGGCACGTACACCGTGCCCACGGGCAAGCCGATCAGCATCAAGGGCAGGCGCGGCACGAAGGACAACCCGATCACCATCGTCGCGCAGTCCCGCGGCGGCGTGACGCTGAACGGCGAGCAGAGCTTCGTCTTCGACGACTCCACCGGTGTCACGATCAGCGGGTTCAAGTTCCGTCAGAGCACCACGATCGAGATTCCGCCGAACTGTTCGGTGATCCGCCTGACCCGCAACGACTTCCAGCTGGCCGACATCGAAGGCCTGCACTGGGTGATGGTCCGCGCCGACAAGAGCAAGATCGACCGCAACCACTTCCACCACAAGACCACGCTCGGCGTCATGCTCTGCATCGAGGGCGCGGACGAAGACAAGATGGCGTCGGGCGTCGAGGTCTTCCGGAACTACTTCTCCGACCACACCTTCCCCGGCGACAACGGCGGCGAGCCGATCCGGCTCGGTGTCAGCCCGCGTGCGCTGAGCACCGCCGGCGCCAAGATCGAGTTCAACCTCTTCGAACGCGCGAACGGCGATCCGGAGGCGATCTCGGTCAAGTCGTCGGGCAACTTCATCCGCAACAACACCATCCGGAACAGCCTGGGCGGCATCGTGCTGCGCCACGGGAACAAGTCCGTCGTCGAATCCAACTTCATCCTCGGCGGCAAGGAAGGCATCCGGATCTACGGCAACGATCACAAGATCGTCAACAACTACATCGCGGGCCTCTCCAGCAGCGCGCTGGTCGTCGGCAGCGGCTCCGTCCGGGACCACTTCCCGGGTGAGTCGAAGGAATCGAGGCGCGGCAACGACGCGGCGGACCGCGTGCTCATCGCGCACAACACGCTGCTGAACAACAGCGGCACGCTCTCCGGCGAGACCAAACGGACGATCGAACCGCGCGACTGCACGATCTCGGACAACCTCTTCGTCGGCAGCAACGGCGATCTGGTCGCGATGAGCACCACGGGCAACTTCACCTGGTCCGGCAACATCCTGTGGGGTTCGGGCGGGGACGGCAACATCCCGGCGGGCACCTTCCGCCGGATCGACCCGAAGCTCGTGCAGGGCACGGACGGCGTCTCACGGCTCGCCTCGGGCAGCCCCGCGATCGACACGGCGACCCTCGCCACGGCACCGGTCACTTTGGACATCGACGGCCAGGCCCGCGGCAGCAAGCGTGACGTCGGTGCCGACGAGTACTCGACGGCGGCCATCGCCAACCGGCCGCTCACCACCGCGGACGTCGGCCCCGCCGCTCCGTAG
- a CDS encoding flavodoxin family protein, whose amino-acid sequence MKVLVLDSSPRREGNSWALAQALAKGAEEAGHTVGFAHLSDFVESPLGDCRGCRLSDRSCGIADGYERLLFDHVLPAEAIVYATPLHWYGMTGRLKSFFDRLFCYTSGSSPHTAEVVPGLMGKRAAVLISCEESYRGATLGLEAQFQELTRYLRQDLAGIVVGVGNSRGEVERDPARPLEAAADLGRRLGDAHVTDYRLDTDRPNRVWGPPVEA is encoded by the coding sequence GTGAAGGTCTTGGTGCTCGATTCGAGCCCGCGTCGTGAAGGCAATTCCTGGGCACTCGCCCAGGCGCTGGCCAAGGGGGCGGAAGAAGCCGGGCACACGGTCGGCTTCGCCCACCTCTCCGATTTCGTCGAGTCGCCGCTGGGGGACTGCCGCGGTTGCCGGCTGAGCGACCGGTCCTGCGGGATCGCCGACGGCTACGAGCGCCTGCTGTTCGACCACGTGCTCCCGGCGGAGGCGATCGTGTACGCGACGCCGCTGCACTGGTACGGCATGACCGGGCGGCTCAAGTCCTTCTTCGACCGGCTCTTCTGTTACACGTCCGGCAGTTCGCCGCACACCGCCGAGGTCGTGCCGGGACTGATGGGTAAACGCGCCGCGGTGCTGATCTCCTGCGAGGAGAGCTACCGCGGCGCGACACTCGGCCTCGAAGCCCAGTTCCAGGAGCTCACCCGGTACCTGCGCCAGGACCTCGCCGGGATCGTGGTCGGCGTCGGCAACAGCCGGGGCGAGGTCGAGCGCGATCCCGCGCGGCCGCTGGAGGCGGCGGCCGACCTCGGACGTAGGCTGGGCGACGCCCACGTCACCGACTATCGGCTGGACACCGACCGGCCGAACCGCGTTTGGGGACCGCCCGTGGAGGCCTGA
- a CDS encoding protein kinase domain-containing protein, producing MTREGELVAGRYRLERKVGRGAMGVVWRARDERLGRTVAVKQLLPDNSPDDAPFRSIVRAMREARVAARLKHPHAVTVYDVAEQDGTPFLVMEFLPSRPLTDLLADDGPLPAGRVAELGAQIASALAAAHADGILHRDVTPNNVLITEDGRAKIADFGLSHATGEGTMTGGGLVVGTPAFLSPEVADGEEPGYPSDVFSLGATLYTVLEGAPPFGTDGNQIALLKRVARGEITAPRTTGPLTDVLLRLLRRDPAERPDMAEAERMLTAVADGRPAILSGTKRLPAPTRRSRLPFAIAGGVVVAGGVLAGILLFDGDTPEAPAAAPPASTVAEKPVCEASYEVTNRWPGGSEIRVSVRNSQDTRLTGWEVSWTLPPGTRIANLWNGSLAQDGDRVRVSELDWNAVLPAGGTTTFGFISTTGDDGGDAPVAVCRSS from the coding sequence GTGACACGAGAAGGTGAGCTCGTCGCCGGGCGCTACCGGCTGGAGCGCAAGGTCGGCCGGGGCGCGATGGGCGTCGTGTGGCGGGCGCGGGACGAACGGCTCGGCCGGACGGTCGCGGTCAAGCAACTGCTGCCGGACAACTCGCCGGACGACGCCCCGTTCCGTTCGATCGTGCGCGCGATGCGGGAGGCCAGGGTCGCCGCGAGGCTCAAGCATCCGCACGCCGTCACCGTGTACGACGTCGCGGAGCAGGACGGAACCCCGTTCCTGGTCATGGAGTTCCTGCCGTCCCGGCCGCTGACGGACCTCCTCGCGGACGACGGCCCGCTCCCGGCGGGCCGGGTGGCGGAACTCGGCGCGCAGATCGCCTCGGCGCTGGCCGCGGCCCACGCGGACGGGATCCTGCACCGGGACGTCACGCCCAACAACGTCCTGATCACCGAGGACGGCCGGGCGAAGATCGCCGACTTCGGCCTGTCCCACGCCACCGGCGAAGGGACCATGACCGGCGGCGGCCTCGTCGTCGGCACTCCGGCGTTCCTCTCCCCCGAGGTCGCCGACGGCGAGGAGCCCGGCTACCCGTCGGACGTCTTCTCCCTCGGTGCCACGCTCTACACCGTGCTGGAAGGCGCGCCGCCGTTCGGCACCGACGGCAACCAGATCGCGCTCCTCAAACGGGTCGCCCGCGGCGAGATCACCGCGCCGCGGACCACCGGCCCGCTCACGGACGTCCTGCTGCGGCTGCTCCGGCGCGATCCCGCGGAGCGGCCGGACATGGCCGAAGCCGAGCGGATGCTCACCGCGGTCGCCGACGGCCGCCCGGCGATCCTGTCCGGCACGAAACGGCTTCCCGCGCCCACCCGCCGCTCACGGTTGCCGTTCGCCATCGCGGGCGGCGTGGTGGTGGCGGGTGGTGTCCTGGCGGGGATCCTCCTGTTCGACGGCGACACCCCCGAGGCTCCGGCGGCGGCACCACCCGCGAGCACCGTGGCGGAGAAACCGGTGTGCGAAGCGAGCTACGAGGTGACCAACCGCTGGCCCGGCGGCTCGGAGATCCGGGTGTCCGTGCGGAACTCCCAGGACACACGGCTCACCGGCTGGGAGGTGAGCTGGACTCTGCCGCCCGGGACCCGCATCGCCAATCTGTGGAACGGTTCCCTGGCCCAGGACGGCGATCGCGTCCGCGTGTCCGAACTCGACTGGAACGCGGTCCTGCCCGCCGGCGGGACGACCACCTTCGGCTTCATCTCGACCACCGGCGACGACGGCGGGGACGCGCCGGTCGCGGTGTGCCGGAGTTCCTGA
- a CDS encoding sugar phosphate isomerase/epimerase family protein, with protein sequence MIRPGLCSVTLRRLDADEVARRAEEAGLQVIEWGADVHVRPGDDWAADRAFEAMTRHGLACDSYGSYFRATPMEAGKFGDIAATAARLGASRIRVWAGKAGSADVDPEEREQVVAGLREAADVANEHGLEVALEFHGGTLTDTAESTVQLLEEVGRDNLGTYWQPPQDLPDEQALAGLELVLDRVRAVHVFSWWPSNERHPLTARTELWTRAFGLLAKTGRPLDALLEFVPDNDPDLIPGEADSLRKLIEAGS encoded by the coding sequence ATGATCCGCCCGGGACTGTGTTCGGTGACGCTGCGGCGGCTGGACGCCGACGAGGTCGCCCGCCGTGCCGAGGAGGCGGGGCTGCAGGTGATCGAGTGGGGTGCCGACGTCCATGTCCGCCCCGGCGACGACTGGGCGGCCGACCGCGCGTTCGAGGCCATGACACGGCACGGGCTGGCCTGCGATTCCTACGGATCCTACTTCCGCGCCACCCCGATGGAGGCCGGGAAGTTCGGTGACATCGCCGCCACCGCGGCCCGGCTCGGCGCCTCGCGAATCCGGGTATGGGCGGGCAAAGCGGGCTCCGCGGACGTCGACCCCGAAGAACGTGAGCAGGTCGTCGCCGGTCTCCGCGAGGCCGCCGACGTCGCGAACGAACACGGCCTGGAAGTCGCGCTGGAGTTCCACGGCGGCACACTGACCGACACCGCCGAATCGACGGTCCAACTGCTGGAGGAGGTCGGCCGCGACAACCTCGGCACCTACTGGCAGCCGCCGCAGGATCTTCCGGACGAGCAGGCGCTGGCGGGGCTGGAACTGGTCCTCGACCGGGTTCGCGCGGTGCACGTGTTCTCGTGGTGGCCCAGCAACGAACGGCACCCGCTGACCGCCAGGACGGAGCTGTGGACGCGCGCGTTCGGGCTGCTCGCGAAGACGGGACGGCCGCTCGACGCGCTGCTGGAGTTCGTCCCGGACAACGATCCGGACCTGATCCCCGGCGAGGCCGACTCCCTGCGCAAGCTGATCGAGGCGGGCTCGTGA
- a CDS encoding TetR/AcrR family transcriptional regulator — protein MPTVDRDVHPKVRLLETASRLFYAEGIHAVGVERLVSEAAVTRATFYRHYPTKDDLVAAYLSATSEQIRAGVGAVTRGKPAREALLAALGIVGDRTLDDDFRGCQFLNAAAEYPDPAHQVRQVIDDHRDWFFGVLRDLARDAGHADPEHAARALVLLRDGALHGGSLDDAETVRATLRRAVIDVVS, from the coding sequence ATGCCGACTGTCGACCGGGACGTTCATCCGAAGGTCAGGCTGCTCGAGACCGCTTCACGCCTGTTCTACGCCGAGGGCATCCACGCCGTCGGGGTGGAGCGCCTGGTCTCCGAGGCGGCCGTCACCCGGGCGACCTTCTATCGCCACTACCCCACCAAGGACGACCTCGTCGCCGCGTACCTGAGCGCCACGAGCGAGCAGATCCGCGCGGGCGTCGGCGCGGTGACGCGCGGCAAACCCGCCCGCGAAGCGTTGCTCGCCGCACTGGGCATCGTCGGCGACCGGACGCTCGACGACGACTTCCGCGGCTGCCAGTTCCTCAACGCGGCCGCCGAGTACCCCGATCCCGCGCACCAGGTCCGCCAGGTCATCGACGACCACCGGGACTGGTTCTTCGGCGTGCTTCGCGACCTGGCGCGCGACGCGGGTCATGCCGACCCCGAGCACGCCGCCCGCGCCCTCGTCCTCCTTCGCGACGGCGCACTGCACGGCGGAAGCCTCGACGACGCCGAAACCGTGCGCGCGACCTTGCGCCGCGCGGTCATCGACGTCGTGAGCTGA
- a CDS encoding AMP-binding protein yields MRLSPSAHVDPFCRDRLPPADQWPRLEFDLPELRYPDRLNAATALLDDTVARFGPDRPCLLSPAETWTYGDVLARANRIAHVLVTDFGVVPGNRVLLRGANTPWLAAAWLAVLKAGAVAVTTMPMLRRAELDKIVGRAQPAIAVCDERLLDELPPDLPVVSYGTDLAARADRYPATFADVPTAADDVALLAFTSGTTGSPKATVHFHRDLLAIADTFSRHIVRPASGDLFCGTPPLAFTFGLGGLLVFPLRAGAATLLVERATPAELAALVAEKSVTVLFTAPTAYRAILNSGGGRLLSGVRRAVSAGESLPAHVAGQYREVVGRPLIDGLGSTEMLHVFISAADDDARPGATGKAVPGYQAVILDVDGSPVPDGTPGFLAVRGPTGCRYLEDPRQGDYVRDGWNITGDTYVRDADGYFTFVARSDDMIISSGYNIAAPEVEEVLLTHPDVAECAVIGTPDPDRGSVVTAFVVLQPGAERGSRLAQALQDHAKATAAPYKYPRRVRFIEALPRNASGKLQRYLLREL; encoded by the coding sequence ATGAGGCTTTCTCCCAGCGCGCACGTCGACCCGTTCTGCCGTGACCGATTGCCGCCCGCGGACCAGTGGCCCCGGCTGGAGTTCGACCTCCCCGAACTGCGCTATCCCGACAGGCTGAACGCCGCGACCGCGTTACTCGACGACACCGTCGCGCGGTTCGGCCCGGATCGGCCCTGCCTCCTGTCCCCCGCCGAAACGTGGACGTACGGCGACGTCCTGGCCCGCGCCAACCGGATCGCGCACGTTCTCGTCACCGACTTCGGCGTGGTTCCGGGAAATCGCGTACTCCTGCGGGGCGCCAACACGCCGTGGCTCGCGGCGGCGTGGCTGGCCGTGCTCAAGGCGGGCGCGGTGGCGGTCACGACCATGCCGATGCTGCGCCGCGCCGAACTCGACAAGATCGTCGGCCGCGCGCAGCCCGCGATCGCCGTCTGCGACGAACGCCTGCTGGACGAACTCCCGCCCGATCTGCCCGTCGTGTCCTACGGGACGGATCTCGCCGCCCGCGCGGACCGGTATCCGGCGACCTTCGCCGACGTCCCGACCGCGGCCGACGACGTCGCCCTGCTCGCCTTCACCTCCGGTACGACGGGCTCCCCGAAGGCGACGGTGCACTTCCACCGCGACCTGCTCGCGATCGCCGACACCTTCTCCCGGCACATCGTGCGCCCGGCGTCCGGCGATCTGTTCTGTGGCACGCCACCGCTGGCCTTCACCTTCGGCCTCGGCGGGCTGCTGGTCTTTCCTTTGCGAGCGGGAGCGGCCACGCTCCTGGTGGAACGCGCCACTCCGGCGGAACTCGCCGCCCTCGTCGCCGAGAAGAGCGTCACCGTCCTCTTCACCGCTCCGACCGCGTACCGGGCGATCCTCAACTCCGGCGGCGGACGACTCCTGTCCGGTGTCCGCCGGGCGGTGTCGGCGGGCGAATCGCTCCCCGCCCACGTGGCCGGGCAGTACCGCGAAGTCGTCGGCCGTCCGCTCATCGACGGGCTCGGCAGCACCGAGATGTTGCACGTGTTCATCTCCGCCGCCGACGACGACGCGCGTCCCGGCGCGACCGGGAAGGCGGTACCCGGCTACCAGGCCGTGATCCTCGACGTCGACGGGTCACCCGTCCCGGACGGCACGCCCGGGTTCCTCGCCGTCCGAGGCCCGACAGGCTGCCGCTACCTCGAAGACCCTCGTCAGGGTGACTACGTCCGCGACGGCTGGAACATCACCGGCGACACCTACGTCCGCGACGCCGACGGCTACTTCACGTTCGTCGCGCGGAGCGACGACATGATCATCTCCTCGGGGTACAACATCGCCGCCCCCGAGGTCGAAGAAGTCCTGCTCACGCATCCCGATGTCGCGGAATGCGCGGTGATCGGGACGCCGGACCCGGATCGCGGATCGGTCGTGACGGCGTTCGTCGTGCTTCAGCCCGGTGCCGAGCGGGGATCGCGCCTCGCACAGGCGTTGCAGGACCACGCGAAGGCGACAGCGGCGCCGTACAAGTACCCGCGGCGGGTCCGGTTCATCGAGGCGCTGCCCCGGAACGCGAGCGGGAAGCTTCAGCGGTACCTGTTGCGGGAGCTGTGA
- a CDS encoding LacI family DNA-binding transcriptional regulator: MPQRAAGSVTLADVAREAGVSLATASRALNGGTRQVSGGLRESVLRAAERLQYTANVPAQAMARGRGNVVGLLVHDIVDPYFSSIASGVMRVAARHGLTVTIASTENRPEKELEYVTTLRGQRARAVILAGSRNEDSALQRNLTKELKAFEAADGQVVVIGQRKLPFDTVMLENRAGAADLAGQLAALGHREFLVLAGPPGLMTSRDRVLGFRDGLARQGIPLPESQVLRAEFTRDGGYAAMVRAIENDFRGCVFAVNDVMAVGAMAACRDHGVLVPAHVAIAGFDDIITLRDIRPSLSTVRVPIERMGERALDFILDTRADNPRVLPITGEVVLRESTRLLEGK; encoded by the coding sequence ATGCCGCAGCGTGCCGCGGGTTCGGTCACCCTTGCCGACGTCGCCCGTGAGGCGGGAGTGTCGCTCGCGACGGCGTCGAGAGCGCTCAACGGCGGGACCAGACAGGTCAGCGGGGGCCTGCGGGAATCGGTGCTGCGGGCCGCGGAACGGTTGCAGTACACGGCGAACGTGCCCGCGCAGGCGATGGCCCGCGGCCGCGGCAACGTCGTCGGGCTGCTGGTGCACGACATCGTCGACCCGTACTTCTCCTCGATCGCGTCCGGGGTCATGCGCGTGGCCGCCCGGCACGGGCTGACGGTCACCATCGCGAGCACGGAAAACCGCCCCGAGAAGGAACTCGAGTACGTCACGACGCTGCGCGGGCAACGGGCGCGCGCGGTCATCCTCGCCGGGTCGCGCAACGAGGACAGTGCCCTGCAACGGAATCTGACCAAGGAACTCAAGGCTTTCGAGGCCGCGGACGGGCAGGTCGTGGTGATCGGCCAGCGGAAACTGCCGTTCGACACCGTCATGCTGGAGAACCGGGCCGGGGCGGCGGACCTGGCCGGGCAGCTCGCCGCGCTCGGGCATCGCGAGTTCCTCGTCCTCGCTGGGCCACCTGGCCTGATGACCTCGCGAGACCGGGTCCTCGGCTTCCGTGACGGCCTCGCCCGGCAGGGCATCCCGTTGCCCGAGAGCCAGGTACTGCGCGCGGAGTTCACTCGCGACGGCGGTTACGCGGCGATGGTGAGGGCGATCGAGAACGACTTCCGCGGCTGTGTCTTCGCGGTCAACGACGTGATGGCCGTCGGCGCGATGGCCGCCTGTCGCGACCACGGCGTGCTCGTTCCCGCACATGTCGCGATCGCGGGATTCGACGACATCATCACCTTGCGCGACATCAGGCCTTCGCTGTCCACCGTGCGCGTCCCGATCGAGCGGATGGGCGAGCGGGCGCTCGACTTCATCCTCGACACTCGCGCCGACAACCCTCGCGTCCTGCCGATCACCGGCGAGGTCGTGCTGCGGGAAAGTACTCGACTGTTGGAGGGAAAATGA
- a CDS encoding LacI family DNA-binding transcriptional regulator yields MSPTIRDVAAAAGVSITTVSHVLSGQGRISEDTRRRVARAAAELGYQASVHAQQLVTRRSRTLAIQLANSVDASSACALVPNSDYFLEVLNGAAETASKRSYALLLTPPDADLDRLNAFAVDGAILVDPRGDEPFFATGWCRDRPLVTTGRPLAAPCPVPVVVDNDLVAAARLMLDHLADNGYERPAMITTDTSRSYAADLVAGYTGWAEDRGLEPVVAEIDEPPTTEGTAEALGRLLDRRACPDAVFTTSENLALGVLHEARRRQLAVPGELGICSAVDSGSLRLTSPQVTGMFVHPREVGGRAATALMDLIEGGTPEGGPRRIEVPVRLNARESTNRK; encoded by the coding sequence GTGTCGCCGACCATCCGTGACGTCGCCGCTGCGGCGGGGGTCTCGATCACCACCGTGTCCCACGTGCTCAGCGGGCAGGGCCGGATCTCCGAGGACACCCGGCGGCGAGTCGCGCGGGCGGCGGCGGAACTCGGCTACCAGGCCAGCGTCCACGCACAGCAGTTGGTCACCCGGCGCAGCCGGACCCTGGCGATCCAGCTCGCGAATTCGGTCGACGCGAGCAGTGCTTGCGCGCTCGTGCCGAACTCGGACTACTTTCTCGAAGTCCTCAACGGGGCGGCCGAAACCGCGTCGAAACGGTCGTACGCCTTGCTTCTCACACCGCCGGACGCCGATCTCGACCGGCTGAACGCCTTCGCCGTCGACGGTGCCATCCTCGTCGACCCGCGCGGCGACGAGCCGTTCTTCGCCACGGGCTGGTGCCGCGACCGGCCGCTGGTCACCACCGGCCGCCCGCTGGCGGCGCCGTGCCCGGTACCGGTCGTCGTCGACAACGACCTGGTCGCGGCCGCCCGGCTGATGCTGGATCACCTGGCGGACAACGGTTACGAGCGACCGGCCATGATCACCACCGACACCAGCCGCTCCTACGCGGCCGACCTCGTCGCGGGATACACCGGCTGGGCGGAGGACCGGGGGCTGGAGCCGGTGGTGGCCGAGATCGACGAACCGCCGACCACCGAAGGCACGGCCGAGGCCTTGGGCAGGCTGCTCGACCGGCGTGCGTGCCCGGACGCCGTTTTCACGACGTCGGAGAACCTCGCCCTCGGCGTACTCCACGAGGCTCGTCGCCGTCAGCTCGCGGTCCCGGGTGAACTCGGGATCTGCAGCGCGGTGGACAGCGGTTCGCTGCGGCTCACTTCGCCGCAGGTGACCGGGATGTTCGTCCACCCGCGTGAGGTGGGCGGCCGCGCGGCGACGGCGTTGATGGACCTCATCGAGGGCGGCACGCCGGAGGGTGGGCCGCGCCGGATCGAGGTGCCCGTGCGGCTGAACGCGCGGGAATCCACCAATCGCAAGTAG